A genomic window from Algoriphagus sp. Y33 includes:
- a CDS encoding aminotransferase class V-fold PLP-dependent enzyme, whose product MKSSLQDYFQSYRENIVGHDASFIGPHGEKKLVYADWIASGRLYHPIETFMLNELGPYVANTHSESSYTGKKMTMAYTEAKKTIKDHVNASDQDVIIASGAGTTAVLCKFQRILGIIYPEPLTGMKHQIPNCDRPVVFITHMEHHSNQTTWLESIADVVVLAPNADLTVNPLTLERELAKYSDRKVKIGSFTACSNVTGIVTPFHELAAIMHGHGGYCFVDFAASAPYVSIDMHPVDPNQRLDAVFFSPHKFLGGVGSSGVLVFNKELYKNHIPDHPGGGTVTWTNPWGEHAYYSDIEIREDGGTPPFLQTIRAALSIRLKEKMGVKNIAAREKELVELCFQRFDAMPELHVLSDHVRERLGVFSFYSPKIHFNLLVALLNDRYGIQVRGGCSCAGTYGHLSLQVSKEQSKSITDKIDHGDLTEKPGWVRLSLHPTMTNGELNFIMDAIQEITENIDIWKQEYTYDPIHNEFTHNSTTVKDKGDYQTILAHL is encoded by the coding sequence ATGAAATCATCTTTGCAAGACTATTTCCAGTCCTACCGGGAGAACATTGTGGGGCATGATGCGTCATTTATCGGTCCGCATGGAGAAAAAAAGCTTGTTTATGCTGACTGGATTGCAAGTGGTCGTCTTTACCATCCCATAGAAACGTTCATGCTGAATGAATTGGGACCATACGTTGCAAATACGCATTCGGAATCTAGTTATACAGGAAAAAAGATGACTATGGCTTATACCGAGGCCAAGAAAACCATCAAAGATCATGTAAATGCTTCTGATCAGGATGTCATCATCGCCAGCGGAGCTGGGACTACGGCAGTACTTTGTAAGTTTCAGCGGATTCTAGGCATTATATACCCAGAGCCTTTAACAGGAATGAAACACCAAATTCCTAATTGCGACCGGCCAGTTGTGTTTATTACCCATATGGAGCATCACTCCAATCAAACAACCTGGTTGGAGTCCATTGCAGATGTGGTTGTGTTGGCACCCAATGCCGATCTGACCGTCAATCCATTGACATTGGAAAGGGAACTTGCCAAGTATAGTGATAGGAAAGTTAAAATCGGATCATTCACTGCATGCTCCAATGTGACCGGTATTGTGACTCCTTTTCATGAATTGGCAGCTATTATGCACGGGCACGGTGGTTATTGCTTCGTAGATTTTGCCGCCTCAGCTCCTTATGTCTCCATTGATATGCATCCTGTTGACCCAAACCAAAGACTGGATGCGGTGTTCTTTTCACCGCATAAGTTTTTGGGAGGTGTGGGCAGTTCCGGCGTGCTCGTTTTCAATAAGGAACTGTATAAAAACCACATTCCTGACCATCCGGGAGGCGGAACGGTGACTTGGACAAATCCATGGGGAGAGCATGCCTATTACTCAGATATAGAAATCCGGGAAGATGGGGGGACGCCACCGTTTCTTCAAACCATAAGAGCCGCTTTGAGTATTCGCCTAAAGGAAAAAATGGGTGTAAAGAACATTGCGGCACGCGAAAAGGAATTGGTGGAACTCTGTTTTCAGCGCTTCGATGCCATGCCCGAGTTGCATGTCCTGAGTGATCATGTCAGAGAAAGGCTGGGTGTGTTTTCATTTTACAGTCCCAAAATCCACTTTAATCTTTTGGTAGCTCTGCTCAATGACCGCTACGGAATACAAGTGAGAGGTGGATGTTCCTGTGCAGGGACTTATGGGCATCTCAGTTTGCAAGTTTCAAAAGAACAGTCAAAATCTATCACAGATAAAATTGACCATGGTGATCTTACCGAAAAACCAGGATGGGTCAGACTTTCCCTTCATCCTACTATGACAAACGGGGAGTTGAATTTCATCATGGATGCTATTCAGGAAATTACCGAAAATATTGATATATGGAAGCAAGAATATACTTATGATCCGATACACAACGAATTTACCCACAATTCCACTACAGTTAAGGACAAAGGCGATTATCAAACTATTCTAGCCCACCTATAA